ATGTTCGGACTTTTTTTTGTCGGACATCCCCGCCTGGAGAGGCTTCTCTTGCCGGACGACTGGCCGGCCGGAGAGTATCCGCTCCGCAAAAAAACCTTTGGATCAGAGAACGAATTACCGGGGAGCCCCGATGGCTAAACAGAATATTATACCGATCGGGCCGTTCCACCCGCTGCTGGAAGAACCGGAATTTTTTAAGTTCTATGTTGACGGCGAAACGGTGGTTGATGCCGATGTCCGGGTCGGCTATAACCACCGGGGAGTGGAGAAGTTGCTCGAGAACAAAACCTATGACCAGGGGGTATTTCTGGTCGAGCGGATCTGCGGGATCTGTTCCACCTCTCATCCTTTTGCCTTTACGCAGGCGGTGGAGAACATTTCCGGAATCCAGGTTCCGGAGAGGGCGAAGTATATCAGGATGATCATTGGCGAGCTGGAGCGGATCCACAGCCACCTGCTGTGGGTCGGGCTGGCCGGACATTTTATCGGCTACAACACCGTCTTTATGTGGGCCTGGAAATACCGCGAACCGGTCCTGGACATATTTGAAGTTATCTCGGGGAACCGCAATCATTACAATATGTTCAGGGTAGGGGGGGTCAGGCGGGATATCAGGGAAGAAGATGTTCCGGGCCTGCTCCGGGCGATTGATGAAGTGGAAAAATTTACCGCCATGCTCGCTAAGTCGGTCTCCGAAGATCCGATCATCCAGGCCAGGACAAAAAATATCGGGATCTTGAAAAAACAGGACGCGATCGATCTGGGGGTGGTTGGTCCGGTCGCCCGCGGGTCCGGCCTGGCGATCGATAACCGGAAGGACCTCCCCTATGCCAATTATCAGGAAGTTGAATTCGAAGCGATCGTCCTGCAGGAAGGGGATGTCTACGCCAAGTCGGTCGTCAGATTGCTGGAGATCCTTGAGTCGGCCAAGATCATCCGCCAATCATTAAAGAAACTGGCCCCCGGGCCGATCGCGGCCGAGATCAGGGAGATCGGCATTGGCGAAGGGATCGGCTTACATGAAGCGCCGCGCGGCGAAGTTTTCCACTATAGCCGCTCGAACGGCTCCAACAATCCAGAGCGGCACAAGATCAGGGCCCCTTCGTTCATGAACGTTCCTTCATTTAAGAAAACGGTTATTGGCCAGAAGATTTCCGACGCCGCTTTGATCACCGCGGCGGTCGATCCCTGCTATTGTTGTACCGAAAGAATGGCGGCGATCGACTCGCAAAACAATAAAACATTATTGACCGGCGAAGAGTTGGTCAGGCTTAGCCAGGGACGAACCGAAGAGATCAGGCGAAAAGCCAGGAGTTAACAAAATGCTGCTTGCCGTATTAGGAGTGCCGATCATTATCGGGATTATTTGCCTTGTGGCACGCCGCTTTGCCGGTTGGGTTGCCCTTGCCGGCGCGCTGGCAACGCTTGGTCTGGCCGTATCGGTCTATTTTAATCCGACTGTTTTTGTTCCGGTCCTCGATCTTAGGACCAATTTTTTGGGGAGCGCCCTTTTTGTCCTGGCCTCACTCTTGACCCTGCTGGTCATAATATATTCGATCGTTTACATGAGCGGTAAACCCCGGCTCGCGGAATATTATGCCTACATTATGCTCTCTTTGGGATTGTCGGCCGGTTATTTCTTTGCCGCCGACTTTATTTTATTGATCTTTTTTTGGGGCGGGTTGGGAGTCTTGCTTTATCTTCTGATCGGTATTGACGTCGAAAAAGGTGGGGAGGCGGCCCAAAAGACCCTTCTTTTGGTCGGCGGGTCTGACGCTCTCATGCTCTGCGGCATTGGGATCCTTTCCGCGCTGACCGCGACCCCGATGATCGGCGTGGTTAAGGTCCAGCTGACCAGCGCGGTTGCCATTCTCTCTTTCGTTTTTCTATTGGTCGGCATTCTGGCAAAAGTTGGCGCGCTCCCCCTCCACTTTTGGGTCCCGGCCGCCGCCGAAACGACCCCGGCTACCGGGCTGGCTTTCCTTCCCGCTTCCCTGGACAAACTGTTGGGGATATATTTGCTGGCCAGGCTCTGTTTAGACGTTTATGTCATGGTGCCAAATTCTTTTATTTCAATTGTTTTGATGCTGATCGGCTCCGCCACTATCATGTTCGGCGTTATGGCGGCGCTGGTCCAGCACAAAATGAAGAAACTCCTTTCTTACCATGCCGTTTCCCAGGTCGGCTACATGATCCTGGGGATCGGGAGCGGCATTCCGGTCGCGATAGCGGGCGGGCTTTTTCATTTGATCAACAATGCCTTATATAAATACTTGCTTTTTCTGGTCGCGGGATCGGTGGAGCAGCAGGCCGGGACAGATGATTTAAGGGAATTAGGAGGCCTGGCGTCTGTTATGCCCTGGACGTTCGGGTTTGCCCTGGTTGCCGCGCTGTCGATCTCGGGAATTCCTCCATTCAATGGCTTTGCTTCCAAATGGCTGATCTATCTTGGCTTGCTTGATCTGGGGAAACTGAGCTTTCTCTGGCTGGCAGCGGCGATGTTTGGCAGTGCCTTGACCCTGGCTAGCTTTGTGAAGATCATCCACGCGGTATTTTTAACTCCCGGGACCAATGAAGCCAAACAGGCAAAAGAGGTTCATTGGAGCATGCTTTTGCCAATGGGAATTGTTGCCGCGATTTGTGTATTGTTCGGGGTCTTTATGTATTTCCCATTAAATTATCTGATCCTGCCGGCGATCCCGGGCGTCTCGATCACCGGCTTATGGAATTCCGGGGCAGCGACCCTATTAATAGCCGGGGGAATCTTACTGGGGTTGATCTTATATTGGCTGGGTGGAGCAAGCCGGACAACTGTTAAACTGCCATATGTTGGGGGAGAGATCCTGCCGGAAGCCGAGACTCGGGTGACCGGGGTCGAATTTTACAATACGGTCAAGGAAACCGAGCCGTTCAAGGAAATATACCAGTTAAGTGAAAAGATCAAGCCGTATGATTCAACCGCGGCGGCGGTAAAATGGCTTTCCGATATTACGCGCGCCTGCCATAATGGCTTGCTCCAGAATTATGTCGCCTGGTTGCTGGCCGGGATTGTTTTAGTCGGTTTAATTATGTTTTAGGAGTTAAATAATGATCCTGAACGGAATAATATTGATCGCAATTATTTGCGCGCTAATAGCCGCAGAGACAACGGATCTGCGCCGCTCAACTATTGCCCTGGCTGGGATCGGCATCTGCCTGGTCAGTGTGTTTCTTCTGTTTTCCTTGTATCTATTTGCTCTATTCCATCTGGCGGTTATTGGCGGAATCATCTGGTTAATAAAAAACAATTTGGAAATAAACAGGATCTTTAGGGAAAAAGAGCCGCCAGGTTCGCTCTTTGGCTATCTTGGATTAGCCGGCTTTGTTTTGGCGGCTTTTTATTTGTTCTGGCCGGTGTTTTGCGCCTTTCCCTCACCCTTGAGGCTTTCAACGGAATATTTAAAGACGGTCCGGCTCTATGATGTATTAGGAATGCTGGTGATCATTGCGGTGGCGATGATCGCGGCCATGTCGATTCTCCGAAGCAACAAAACAAAGGAGCCCGAATAAATGGTTGAATACGGAGGCTGTTTAGTTGTTTTTTTTATCGGCCTGTATTGCGTGATGGTCAAAAGGAATATCTATAAAATTATCGTTGGATTGTTGATCATGGAGTTTGCCGTTGATCTTTTCCTGGTTCTGCTTGGCTACAGGCATTGGGGGACGACCATGATAATTCTGGCGGTAACCCTGGTATCTTTGGCGGTCCTGACCAGGGCGCAAAAAATATTTAGCAGTCTGGATGTCAATGAAATGAAGGAGCTGAACGGATGACCTTTTTATTGCCGGCGTTTATCGTTATCCCTTTGGCGTCCGCGTTGTTGGTTCTTCTCTTGTCCCGACAAAAAAAACCAGGAGTTGTTGCCGCGGCGAACCTGGCTGTTTTTTTATTGTTCATCTTTTCATTGGGGCTTTATTTTGTCAGGCCGTATAATTCTATCGTTTTGTTCAATGTTGAAAGATCGCTTTTGTTGGGAGGGAGCTGCCTGGTCCTGGACGGCTTGAACCATCTTTTCCTTTTAATGTCGAACTTTATTGGCTGGCTGGCGATGATCTATTCGATCAAATACATGCAGAACTATCCTAAACGGGAAAGCTACTTCGCCCTTCTTCTTATTATGATCGCCGGCATAAATGGCCTGCTTTTGACCGGCAATATTTTTACTTTGTTTGTCTTTATGGAGATCGCTTCGTTCTCAGCTTACGCGTTAATTATATTCGGGGACAATAAAAGAGGGATCGAGGCGGCTTTCAAGTGTTTTATTCTTGGGGAGATCTCCTCTCTTTTGATATTAATCGGCATTGGCATAATATTTGGATTGACCAACAGCTTTAATATGGCGGTGATCTCACAATCTTTTGCCGCCGTCGATCCGAGGGTAAAAAGCCTGGTCTTGACCCTTTTTATTGCCGGCTTTGGGACTAAAGCGGCGCTGGTCCCTTTTCATAGCTGGCTGCCGGATGCTCTTTCGCCAAGTTCGATCTCGGCCCTTCTTTCCGGTATCTTTATTAAAACCTTGGGAATTTATGCTTTAGTTAGAATTATTTTTAATGTCATTGGGCTAACCCCCCAAGGTTCTCTGGCTCTGATGGCCCTTGGCGCCATATCGATCTTGATCGGCGGGATACTTTCTGTCGGCCAGAAGGACATCAAGCGCTTAATGGCATATTCCAGCATTTCCCATATCGGCACAATAATTGCGGCTTTTGCCTTGGCGACCCCTCTTGGCTTGATGGGAGGGATGTTCCATGCTTTTAACCATGCTTTGATCAAGCCGTTGCTTTTTTTCAATGCCGGAGCGGTTGAAAAGGGGACCGGGACAAGGGACCTAACAAAGCTTGGCGGATTATTTTCGCGGATCCCGATCATTGCAGCGACGGCAATGATCGGCGCGCTGGCGATCTCTGGGCTTCCTCCTTTCAATGGGTTTTGGAGCAAACTATTTATTATCTTTGCGTTTGCCCAGGCGGGGAACATTTTTATGGCCTTGGTCGTCGTCGCCGGCAGTATCCTGACTTTGGCGGCTTATCTTAAGTTGTTAAAAGGTGTGTTTTTTGGCCCGGTCGCTTCTGAAGTTAAAGAGCGAACTCCGTTGACCATGATCATGCCACTGGTCGTATTGGCCTTTGTTTGTTTCGGGATCGGACTTTTTGTCCCTTTGGTCAGCCAATACTTGATCAATCCGGCCGTGATCTCGGTTTTTAATGGGACTGGTTACGGAAAATTGATCTTGGGGGTTAATTAATGAAGTTGCCCGGTCTTTTCCAGCTCCGCATCCTGGTCGAGGCTATTCGGGCCATTATTTTAGGCCCTTATACCAGGCGTTATCCGTTTGTTCCATCGCCGGTCCCGCCCGGTTTTAGAGGCAAACCGCAATTCTATGAACAGGAGTGTGTCGGTTGTGGTGCCTGCGCCGAGGTTTGCCCGGCCAGGGCGATCGAGGTGATCGACGATCACAAGACCAGGACACTGATTCATCACCAGGACCAGTGCATCTACTGCGGGGAGTGCGAACGGGCCTGCATCACCGAAAAGGGGATAAAGTTGACCGCCGAATACGAATTATCGACCTATGACCGAAGCAAGTCAACGACCAGTTCGGCAAAAAAACTCGTCCTGTGCGAACATTGCGGCGGGGTCCTGGCCCCGGAAGACCAACTCCGATTCCTCGCTAAAAAAGTCGGGCATTTGCTCTATGCCAATCCTACCCTGCTGATGGCGAGGGGGGCCGAGCTTAAGCTTTATTCTTCGCAGCCGGAAAAGACTCCCCACCGCCGGGGCGGGCACCTCCGGCTTCTTTGCCCAAATTGCCGGCGCGAAATGATCATTACCGAGCAGTGGTAGCTTTAAAAACTTTACTTGGGGAGAGGACCGTGGTCATGGGAGTTGGCAGCTTGCTTAAAAAAGATGACGCGCTCGGCCCGCTTATTATCAGCAAGTTAATTGATCGCGGTTTTGTCAAATACCCGCTGATCGATGCCGGAACGACCCCGGAAAACTACATTGGCAAAATTGCCGGGCTTGAGCCGGACCTTTTGTTGATCATTGACGCGGCTGATTTTGGCGCCGCACCGGGAACTATTGCCCTGTTTAATTCCGCCGAAATCCTGCTAAAGGGGTTCTCCACCCATGACCTTTCTTTAAAAACCTTTGCCGAGCATCTGGTTCAGATCATACCTGTTTTGCAGGTCCTTGTTTTGGGGGTTCAGCCCGAAGCGGTTGGTTTTGGCGAAGGGCTCTCTCCCCCCGTTAACTTGGCGATGGAGCAAATAGTCGGCCAGTTTATCGCCCTGCAATAATATGATATAATTTATATCATGGAAGAAACGATCTCCGCCGAAACGACGATCGCCGATGCCCTAAAGAAGAAGCCGCACATCGCGGCGGTTTTAATGGGGAAAGGGATGCATTGTATCGGCTGCGTCATCGCCTCCGGCGAGACCATTGCCCAGGCGGCCGAAGTCCATGGCCTTGATGTCAATGAATTGCTCAACGAGATCAACCAGGCATAAGGAGGCGAGATATGGCGACCGTCAAAGTATATTCGACCCCAACCTGCCCATATTGCAAGATGGTCAAAAGTTTTTTAACCGAGCATTCGATCGTCTTTGCTGACATTGATGTTTCGGTCAACCAGGCCGCGGCGCAGGAGATGATCGCCAAATCCAAGCAGATGGGGGTCCCGGTCCTGGAGATCGACGGCCAGATCGTGGTTGGGTTTGATAAACCGAAGATTTCCCAGCTTTTAAATCTTAAATAAGACAAGGAGGGATAACGATGGTTTCAGTCGACCAAGCTCTCTGTATCGGATGCGGTGTTTGTGTTGATATGTGCCCGGATGTTTTTACCATGACTTCAGAAGGAAAAGCCCAGGCGATCAAAAATGACAGCGAAAACTGCAGTCTGGAAGATGTTGCCGGCGCCTGTCCGGTAGACGCGATAAATATTTAACGAATGTTCAAAAAGTTAAACTACAGCCTTGGAGCTTTTGCCACTTCGTTAGCTTATCAGATCTTTGCCGCTTATATTATTTTTTATTATGTGGACGTGATGCGGCTCCCGGTCTATATGGCCGGGTCCGCCATGTTCATCTACGGCCTCTGGAACGCGCTCAATGACCCGCTCGCCGGATTTTTGTCGGATTCGACCCACTCCAGGTTCGGCCGCCGGATTCCTTATATCTTGTTAGGCGCGATCCCGCTTGGCCTGGCTTTTTATTTTTTATGGCGAGCCCCTTTCTTTGGCCTTGACGAGCCGTATTTCCTGTTCCTTTACTTCGTCACCCTGATCTGTTTGTTTGACGCTTTCTACACGATCGTGGTTTTAAACTGGTCCTCGCTTTTTCCCGAGATGTTTAGCGGGCTAAAAGAGCGCTCCCTGGTCAATATTTTTCGCCAGGGCTTTGCTTTGCTTGGTTTTTTATTCGGAATCGCTATCCCCCCGCAGATCTTTACGAAGTTTGGCTGGGAAAACATGGGGTTGTTTTTTGGCCTGATGATCACTTTGCTCTGGCTGATCACGCTGTTTGGCTGCCGGGAAAAGAAGGAGTTTAGCCGGGAGCCGTCGCTTCCTTTGTTCCAGGCTTTGAAGGTGACTTTGGCGGACCGATCATTTATGCTGTATGTCGCGGCCGATTTGATGATCTCCTTTGGTTTCATTACCTTGCTGGCTTCGATCCCGTTTTACGTAAAATATGTTTTGGAGAGAAGCCCTCAGGAAGTCACGCTGTTATTCGCTTTGGCCTTTTTTATTGCTTTTCCCATGCTTTTTGTCTGGCGGATGATCATTGTCCGTCAGGGCGCAAAAGTCGCGATGATGGCCGCCGTTGCCGCAATGGCGCTAAGCCTTTCTCCTTTGCTCTTTAGCCGCGCCTCTAATATTGTAATGCTGGCCGCAGCCCTGTTTGGCGCTTCGCTGGCCGGCTATCTGATGGTTTCTGACGTGGTCCTTTCCGATATTATTGATGAGGACGAGGTAGCGACTGGCCGGCGCCGGGAAGGGATGTTCTTTGGCATCCGCTCATTTGTGAGCCGCTTTGCCATTGTGATCCAGTCGTTGACGATCAGCTCGATCTTTTTATTATGCGGTTACAACCCATATGTCTTTACCCAGCCAAAAGCTTTTTATGCCGGGATATCGGCCCTGGTCATCGTGATCCCGATGATTGCCTTTGGCCTGGCATTTGCTATAATTAATTTATATCCATTAGCCGGGAACAAAATAAAAGAAGTCCGGCGAAAATTAGACGAGATCCATTTGATGAAAGGGGTAAAATAACATGGCAGCAGGACAAAAAGCGGTAATTGATGAGACGACATGCACCGGGTGCGGCATTTGTATTGATGTCTGCCCAAAACAAGCCTTAGACCTGGCGGATAATGTTTCCAAATTAGCCCGGCCTGAAGCTTGCGATGGAAATGGGGCCTGCGCGGATGCTTGTCCGGTCCAGGCGATCACGCTGAAGTAGACTGGTTTTTCCCGCTAAGCAGTAAAAAGAGAAGGGCGGTCCTGACCGCGACCCCGTTGGTAACCTGTTCAAGGATGACCGTATTGGGGCCGTCGGCCACCTCTGACGTCATTTCTACCCCCCGATTGATCGGTCCCGGGTGCATAATGACCAGATCGGGTCTGGCTTTTTTCAGACGTTCGGCGTTGAGCCCGTAAAGCTCGGCGTACTCATTGATCGAGGGGAAGAACCCTTTGTCCATCCTCTCCCGCTGGATCCGGAGCATATTAACAAACTCGGCCTCTTTTAATTCCTTGTCCAGGTCATAGGAAACCCTGACCCCTAATCCTTCGATCCCGGCCGGCATCAGGGTGGGAGGGCCAACAACTACGACCTCTGCCCCCAGTTTGTTTAACCCCCAGATGTTTGATTTGGCTACCCGCGAATGGGCGATGTCACCGACTATCAGGACTTTTTTCCCCTTGACGCTCTTCTTTTTGTCGATCATCGTAAAGATATCCAGCAGCCCCTGGGTTGGATGTTCGTCGCAGCCGTCCCCGGCGTTGATCACGCAGGCGCTGGTTTGGCTGGCCAGCAGGTGGGCCGCGCCGGCCATATTATGGCGGATAATGATCGCATCAACCCCCATCACTTCCAGGTTTTTTGCGGTGTCGATCAGGCTTTCCCCTTTAGAGATGCTCGATGACGATAAGGCGACATTGGTGATGTTGGCGGAGAGAACCTTGGCTGCCATATTAAATGAGGTCCTGGTCCGGGTTGAAGGTTCATAGAAAAGAGTGACCAGGTGTTTGCCCAGGAGCGTGGGGACCTTGGGGATCGGTCGGCTAATGACCTCTTTCATGGAAATAGCGGTCTTTAGAATAAGCTGAAGTTCCTCTAGGGAGAGGTCTTTGAGGCCGAGGAGATCTTTATTTTTTAGCCCTTTGACCTTGTTCATACAATTGATTAATCTGTATATATATTATATCATTATAGTGATAATAATTCCATGAATAAATACCTGGTACTAATTGTATTGATCGTTTCCATTCTTGGGCTTAGCCTGTTTTTATTGTATCCAGGAGAAAAAACAATTTATACCATGGGGACGGCATTGCGGGTCAAGGGGGATGGCCGGGAGGTGGCGATCGCTGAGGCCCGGCGTTTGAACGATCTTTTTAACCGGTTTGATCCCAGCAGTGAAGTTGCGGCGATCAACCTGGCGGCCGGACTAAATCCGGTAAAAGTTTCCCGTGAGACCTTTGATGTTATAGCCCTCTCGCTTTTGATCGCCGATCTTTCGGGTGGCGCCTTTGATATTTCTTTGGGAGAACATGGGAATTGGCGCGAGATTAAATTGAACAGCCAGGCGGAAACGGTTTTTCTCGCTCGGAAGGGGATGAAGATAGACCTTGGCGGGATCGGCAAGGGATTTGCGATCGAAAAGATCAAGCGACTTTTGGGAGGGAAAAAAGGGAATAAAACGCTGGTCGACATGCGGTCCTCCATTGCCGCTATCGGCCGCTCCTGGAAGATCGGGGTTCTTGACCCGCGGTTAACCGGCGCGGGGGGGCGTGACAGGATCCTCGGCGCGGTTATTTTAAATGACGGAGAAACACTGGCGACTTCCGGCGGATACGAGCAGCCGGGCCACATTATCGATCCGCGCAGCGGCCAGAAAGCCGAAAAATGTTTAGGGGTGACCGTTATCGCGCAGGACGCGGCGATCGCCGATGCTCTCGCGACCGCGATCTTTGTGCTTGGACCGGAAAAGGGGATGGCGCTGGCAGAGAAACTAGCCGCCCGGGCGGTAATTATTGATAGAAAGGGAAAGATATATGATAATTTTGGCTTTAAATTGCGGTAGCTCTTCGGTCAAGTTTAAGCTGTATAAATCGGGGGAAAGAAAATCCATGACCAGTGGTGAGGTGGAAAGGATCGGGATTTCCGGCTCTTTTCTCTCTTTTACCCTTCCCGGCAAGGGTGAAGTGAAAAAAGAATTTGAATGTCAGGACCATCGCTGCGCTTTGAAATCGATCATTGAAGTTTTGACCGATCAGCAATATGGGATCCTTGGCGATCTAAGCCAGATCGTGGCGGTTGGCCATCGGGTTGTCCATGGCGGAGAAAAATTTAAAAGTTCGGTCATGATCAACGACGAGGTATTGGCGGCGATCAAGGAAGTGCAGGACCTGGCCCCGCTCCATAATCCGCCAAATATTATGGGAATTGAAGCGGCTAAAGAAGTTCTGCCCGACATCCCCCACGTCGCTGTTTTTGACACCGCTTTTCACCAGACGATGCCGGAGCAAGCCTATCTGTATGCGGTACCTTACGAATGGTACGGAATGTACGGGGTACGGCGCTATGGTTTTCATGGAACCTCCCACCTTTATGTTTCGCGGCGGGCCGCGGCCCTGATGGGGAAAACCCCGCTTGAGACCAATCTGATCACCATGCACATTGGGAACGGGGTTAGTGTCACGGCGATAAAGGGAGGGATCTCGGTTGATACCAGCATGGGATTGACACCGTTGGAAGGGGCGGTGATGGGGACCCGCTGCGGCGACCTTGATCCGTCGATCATTTTGTTCATGATCGAGAAAGAAGGGTTTTACGTTGAAGAACTGGAAAAGATATTGAATAAAAAGAGCGGACTGCTTGGGATCACCGGCAAATTCATGGACAGGCGCGATGTTGATAAGGCGGCCGATGACGGCGACCACCGGGCAAAGCTGGCCCAGCAGATCGAAGCCTATCGACTGCGAAAATATATAGGAGCTTACTCGGCGGCGCTGGGCCGGGTAGACGCGATCGTTTTTACCGCCGGCGGAGGAGAGCGGAATTTCCGTCTTCGCGAGCGGGTCTTGGGGGGGCTGGAAAACATCGGCATCATCCTGGACAGCAGGCGGAACGCCGCGGCTAATACCAGGGACAAGGAATCATTGATCACCACTGACGATTCTCCGGTTAAAGTATATGTGATCCCGACCGACGAAGAATTGGTTTTTATTGA
The window above is part of the Candidatus Margulisiibacteriota bacterium genome. Proteins encoded here:
- a CDS encoding nickel-dependent hydrogenase large subunit yields the protein MAKQNIIPIGPFHPLLEEPEFFKFYVDGETVVDADVRVGYNHRGVEKLLENKTYDQGVFLVERICGICSTSHPFAFTQAVENISGIQVPERAKYIRMIIGELERIHSHLLWVGLAGHFIGYNTVFMWAWKYREPVLDIFEVISGNRNHYNMFRVGGVRRDIREEDVPGLLRAIDEVEKFTAMLAKSVSEDPIIQARTKNIGILKKQDAIDLGVVGPVARGSGLAIDNRKDLPYANYQEVEFEAIVLQEGDVYAKSVVRLLEILESAKIIRQSLKKLAPGPIAAEIREIGIGEGIGLHEAPRGEVFHYSRSNGSNNPERHKIRAPSFMNVPSFKKTVIGQKISDAALITAAVDPCYCCTERMAAIDSQNNKTLLTGEELVRLSQGRTEEIRRKARS
- a CDS encoding NADH-quinone oxidoreductase subunit K → MVEYGGCLVVFFIGLYCVMVKRNIYKIIVGLLIMEFAVDLFLVLLGYRHWGTTMIILAVTLVSLAVLTRAQKIFSSLDVNEMKELNG
- a CDS encoding MFS transporter; protein product: MFKKLNYSLGAFATSLAYQIFAAYIIFYYVDVMRLPVYMAGSAMFIYGLWNALNDPLAGFLSDSTHSRFGRRIPYILLGAIPLGLAFYFLWRAPFFGLDEPYFLFLYFVTLICLFDAFYTIVVLNWSSLFPEMFSGLKERSLVNIFRQGFALLGFLFGIAIPPQIFTKFGWENMGLFFGLMITLLWLITLFGCREKKEFSREPSLPLFQALKVTLADRSFMLYVAADLMISFGFITLLASIPFYVKYVLERSPQEVTLLFALAFFIAFPMLFVWRMIIVRQGAKVAMMAAVAAMALSLSPLLFSRASNIVMLAAALFGASLAGYLMVSDVVLSDIIDEDEVATGRRREGMFFGIRSFVSRFAIVIQSLTISSIFLLCGYNPYVFTQPKAFYAGISALVIVIPMIAFGLAFAIINLYPLAGNKIKEVRRKLDEIHLMKGVK
- a CDS encoding aspartate carbamoyltransferase catalytic subunit, translated to MNKVKGLKNKDLLGLKDLSLEELQLILKTAISMKEVISRPIPKVPTLLGKHLVTLFYEPSTRTRTSFNMAAKVLSANITNVALSSSSISKGESLIDTAKNLEVMGVDAIIIRHNMAGAAHLLASQTSACVINAGDGCDEHPTQGLLDIFTMIDKKKSVKGKKVLIVGDIAHSRVAKSNIWGLNKLGAEVVVVGPPTLMPAGIEGLGVRVSYDLDKELKEAEFVNMLRIQRERMDKGFFPSINEYAELYGLNAERLKKARPDLVIMHPGPINRGVEMTSEVADGPNTVILEQVTNGVAVRTALLFLLLSGKNQSTSA
- a CDS encoding 4Fe-4S binding protein; the protein is MKLPGLFQLRILVEAIRAIILGPYTRRYPFVPSPVPPGFRGKPQFYEQECVGCGACAEVCPARAIEVIDDHKTRTLIHHQDQCIYCGECERACITEKGIKLTAEYELSTYDRSKSTTSSAKKLVLCEHCGGVLAPEDQLRFLAKKVGHLLYANPTLLMARGAELKLYSSQPEKTPHRRGGHLRLLCPNCRREMIITEQW
- a CDS encoding hydrogenase 3 maturation endopeptidase HyCI, which codes for MVALKTLLGERTVVMGVGSLLKKDDALGPLIISKLIDRGFVKYPLIDAGTTPENYIGKIAGLEPDLLLIIDAADFGAAPGTIALFNSAEILLKGFSTHDLSLKTFAEHLVQIIPVLQVLVLGVQPEAVGFGEGLSPPVNLAMEQIVGQFIALQ
- a CDS encoding acetate kinase is translated as MIILALNCGSSSVKFKLYKSGERKSMTSGEVERIGISGSFLSFTLPGKGEVKKEFECQDHRCALKSIIEVLTDQQYGILGDLSQIVAVGHRVVHGGEKFKSSVMINDEVLAAIKEVQDLAPLHNPPNIMGIEAAKEVLPDIPHVAVFDTAFHQTMPEQAYLYAVPYEWYGMYGVRRYGFHGTSHLYVSRRAAALMGKTPLETNLITMHIGNGVSVTAIKGGISVDTSMGLTPLEGAVMGTRCGDLDPSIILFMIEKEGFYVEELEKILNKKSGLLGITGKFMDRRDVDKAADDGDHRAKLAQQIEAYRLRKYIGAYSAALGRVDAIVFTAGGGERNFRLRERVLGGLENIGIILDSRRNAAANTRDKESLITTDDSPVKVYVIPTDEELVFIEDVIAILEGRYETHTHFTYSFEDPKYKRKAE
- a CDS encoding FAD:protein FMN transferase, yielding MNKYLVLIVLIVSILGLSLFLLYPGEKTIYTMGTALRVKGDGREVAIAEARRLNDLFNRFDPSSEVAAINLAAGLNPVKVSRETFDVIALSLLIADLSGGAFDISLGEHGNWREIKLNSQAETVFLARKGMKIDLGGIGKGFAIEKIKRLLGGKKGNKTLVDMRSSIAAIGRSWKIGVLDPRLTGAGGRDRILGAVILNDGETLATSGGYEQPGHIIDPRSGQKAEKCLGVTVIAQDAAIADALATAIFVLGPEKGMALAEKLAARAVIIDRKGKIYDNFGFKLR
- a CDS encoding NADH/ubiquinone/plastoquinone (complex I); the protein is MTFLLPAFIVIPLASALLVLLLSRQKKPGVVAAANLAVFLLFIFSLGLYFVRPYNSIVLFNVERSLLLGGSCLVLDGLNHLFLLMSNFIGWLAMIYSIKYMQNYPKRESYFALLLIMIAGINGLLLTGNIFTLFVFMEIASFSAYALIIFGDNKRGIEAAFKCFILGEISSLLILIGIGIIFGLTNSFNMAVISQSFAAVDPRVKSLVLTLFIAGFGTKAALVPFHSWLPDALSPSSISALLSGIFIKTLGIYALVRIIFNVIGLTPQGSLALMALGAISILIGGILSVGQKDIKRLMAYSSISHIGTIIAAFALATPLGLMGGMFHAFNHALIKPLLFFNAGAVEKGTGTRDLTKLGGLFSRIPIIAATAMIGALAISGLPPFNGFWSKLFIIFAFAQAGNIFMALVVVAGSILTLAAYLKLLKGVFFGPVASEVKERTPLTMIMPLVVLAFVCFGIGLFVPLVSQYLINPAVISVFNGTGYGKLILGVN
- a CDS encoding NADH-quinone oxidoreductase subunit C, with the protein product MFGLFFVGHPRLERLLLPDDWPAGEYPLRKKTFGSENELPGSPDG
- a CDS encoding glutathione S-transferase N-terminal domain-containing protein yields the protein MATVKVYSTPTCPYCKMVKSFLTEHSIVFADIDVSVNQAAAQEMIAKSKQMGVPVLEIDGQIVVGFDKPKISQLLNLK
- a CDS encoding ferredoxin produces the protein MVSVDQALCIGCGVCVDMCPDVFTMTSEGKAQAIKNDSENCSLEDVAGACPVDAINI
- a CDS encoding DUF1858 domain-containing protein, with product MEETISAETTIADALKKKPHIAAVLMGKGMHCIGCVIASGETIAQAAEVHGLDVNELLNEINQA
- a CDS encoding 4Fe-4S binding protein, producing MAAGQKAVIDETTCTGCGICIDVCPKQALDLADNVSKLARPEACDGNGACADACPVQAITLK